A genomic stretch from Xenopus laevis strain J_2021 chromosome 6S, Xenopus_laevis_v10.1, whole genome shotgun sequence includes:
- the dhx30.S gene encoding ATP-dependent RNA helicase DHX30 isoform X4, producing the protein MQSDRRLPWPNLGLLGPSNQLCKRSKYEELVGQFHTQGHEEEEYWRDPQEYNWEWRDGPDSQTERDLEYRKEEVIPRTQRKDQKANRESRSPSNDLAEDANALQALGQFSQPKSVLATVVQRATSSSNSKDYIHYQCDGGRIKSCQLTLNWPEPLSFMARGRRRIEAENKAAALACQKLKALGLLDTNNKPLSHAKYHQPYVQQLQEEQRKPKRFHVPESVLQRIEDYLYQYPVDPPYPSNQAEEYAEEYTEADYTADMEEAPCSISDVITGRKFRPLSQQEVDKISRTLQDLWRLRQQREVSLLSLPADGQREAIVSAIERHPVVVIAGDTGCGKTTRIPQFILEDAIVRGQGADCNMLITQPRRISAVSVSQRVGHELGPALRRNVGYQVRLESSLPPRGGALLFCTVGVLLKKLQSNPTLEGVSHVLVDEVHERDVNTDFLLILLKKVQQQNPQLKVVLMSATGDNERISKYFGDCPIIRVPGFMYPVQEHYLDDVAAMLGRKADKLIQANMEESALDLDLISSVVQHIADNGPPGGILCFLPGWQEIRGVQQRLEETQPWVKEKFLILPVHSNIPMMDQQSIFQRPPPGVRKIVLATNIAETSVTIDDIVHVVDCGRQKEQRYDLRTKVSCLETSWVSKSNVTQRRGRAGRCQPGFSYHLFTREQHQSMASFQVPEILRTPLESLVLQAKVHVPEMTAVEFLSQALESPDPQAIADAVQLLQEIRVLDSDEQLTLLGQRVSNISTDPKLAKAIVLASIFRCLHPLLVIVACLTRDPFQGGLQNRAQVNRAKKSLSGESCSDHMAYVRALQGWEEILSQRNGSARENFLQTHTLSPGALRFIQGLVAQFSSNVFDAFLVSDASECRDRDSMCNQFSHEKELLKAVLLAGLYPNLVHVKRGFVSKGKFKPNSLLYKTREGAVLLHRTTINRDEKHLTSPWLTYFLAVKSSGSVFVRDSSMVHPLAVLLLADSSVNLIDRGQQLVVSLSDCDLLKLESDSRTIALLNDLRLALSRMVGRSLSQELPDFPAHVQEEHELLISVLVQLLNNTAHCFGDRAESLPEE; encoded by the exons ATGCAGAGCGACAGGCGGCTGCCATGGCCT AACCTGGGCTTGTTGGGCCCCAGTAACCAGCTCTGTAAGAGAAGTAAATACGAGGAGCTGGTCGGCCAGTTTCATACACAGGGGCACGAGGAGGAGGAGTACTGGAGGGATCCACAGGAATATAACTGGGAATGGAGAGATGGACCCGACAGTCAGACGGAAAGGGACCTGGAATACAGAAAAGAAGAGGTTATTCCCAGGACACAAAGAAAGGACCAAAAAGCAAACCGGGAGTCCAG GTCGCCTTCCAATGATTTGGCTGAAGATGCAAATGCCCTTCAAGCTTTGGGTCAGTTCTCCCAACCTAAAAGTGTACTGGCCACAGTGGTTCAGAGAGCGACATCCTCGTCTAATTCTAAG GACTATATCCATTACCAGTGCGATGGAGGAAGGATCAAGTCCTGTCAGCTGACCCTGAATTGGCCGGAGCCTTTAAGTTTTATGGCCAGAGGGAGGCGCCGTATAGAGGCTGAGAATAAAGCAGCTGCACTGGCTTGTCAGAAATTAAAG GCCCTGGGGCTACTCGATACCAACAACAAGCCGCTCTCCCATGCCAAGTACCACCAGCCGTATGTCCAGCAGCTCCAGGAGGAGCAGAGGAAGCCGAAGAGGTTCCATGTTCCTGAGTCTGTGCTGCAGAGAATAGAGGATTACCTGTACCAG TATCCAGTAGATCCCCCTTATCCATCCAACCAGGCGGAGGAATATGCAGAGGAATACACAGAGGcggattacacagcagatatggAGGAGGCTCCCTGCAGTAtcagtgatgtcatcactggCAGGAAGTTCCGCCCACTCTCTCAACAGGAAGTGGACAAGATCAGCCGGACCCTGCAGGATCTCTGGAGGTTGAGGCAGCAGCGGGAGGTTTCACTGTTGAGTCTTCCAGCAGACGGACAGCGTGAGGCCATTGTGTCGGCCATTGAGCGCCACCCTGTGGTGGTTATAGCGGGGGACACCGGCTGTGGAAAGACCACCCGCATCCCTCAGTTTATCCTGGAGGACGCCATTGTTCGTGGACAAGGAGCAGATTGTAACATGTTGATCACTCAGCCCCGGCGCATCAGCGCTGTGTCCGTCTCTCAACGCGTCGGCCATGAGCTGGGCCCTGCGCTGCGCAGGAATGTGGGTTATCAGGTCAGACTGGAGAGCTCGTTGCCTCCCCGCGGAGGGGCCCTCCTCTTCTGCACCGTTGGGGTCTTACTGAAGAAACTGCAGAGCAACCCCACTCTGGAGGGCGTGAGTCACGTTCTGGTGGATGAGGTGCACGAGCGAGATGTCAACACAGACTTTCTCCTCATCCTCCTGAAGAAGGTTCAGCAGCAGAACCCGCAGCTCAAGGTGGTGCTAATGAGCGCCACTGGGGACAATGAGAGAATATCCAAATACTTTGGGGACTGCCCGATTATACGGGTGCCGGGGTTTATGTATCCGGTGCAGGAGCATTACTTGGACGATGTTGCCGCCATGTTGGGCAGAAAGGCTGATAAGCTGATTCAG GCCAATATGGAGGAATCTGCACTTGACCTGGATCTGATCAGCAGCGTCGTCCAACATATTGCTGACAATGGGCCGCCAG GGGGGATTCTCTGTTTCCTTCCCGGCTGGCAGGAGATTCGGGGGGTGCAGCAGAGACTGGAGGAGACTCAGCCGTGGGTCAAGGAGAAGTTTCTCATTTTACCAG TTCACTCCAACATTCCCATGATGGACCAGCAGAGCATCTTCCAGCGGCCGCCCCCTGGAGTCCGTAAGATCGTCCTGGCCACTAACATCGCTGAGACGTCGGTCACTATTGATGACATTGTACATGTGGTGGACTGCGGGCGGCAGAAGGAGCAGCGCTATGACCTCAGGACTAAG GTTTCCTGCTTGGAGACTTCATGGGTCTCTAAATCCAATGTGACTCAGAGACGTGGGAGAGCCGGGAGGTGCCAGCCGGGATTCTCTTATCATCTCTTCACTCGCGAGCAGCACCAATCAATGGCCTCCTTCCAAGTCCCCGAGATCCTGCGCACCCCCCTGGAGAGCCTGGTACTGCAGGCCAAGGTTCATGTTCCGGAGATGACG GCGGTGGAGTTCCTGTCTCAAGCTTTGGAAAGTCCAGACCCCCAGGCGATTGCTGATGCAGTGCAACTCCTGCAGGAAATCC GGGTGCTGGATAGTGACGAGCAGCTGACGTTACTGGGCCAGAGAGTCTCCAACATCTCCACTGATCCCAAACTGGCCAAAGCCATCGTCCTGGCCTCCATCTTCCGCTGCCTCCATCCCCTGCTCGTTATTGTTGCCTGTCTCACCAGAGACCCCTTCCAGGGTGGGCTGCAGAATAGAGCGCAGGTCAACAGA GCAAAGAAGTCCCTGAGTGGAGAGTCGTGCAGTGATCACATGGCGTATGTACGAGCGTTACAGGGATGGGAAGAGATTCTGAGTCAGAGAAACGGCAGCGCCAGAGAGAACTTCCTCCAGACCCACACGCTCTCCCCCGGGGCCCTGCGCTTCATCCAAG GTCTTGTCGCGCAGTTTTCTTCCAATGTGTTCGATGCCTTCCTGGTGTCTGATGCCTCCGAGTGCAGAGACCGCGACTCAATGTGTAACCAGTTTAGCCACGAGAAGGAGCTGCTGAAGGCTGTGCTGCTGGCTGGGCTCTACCCAAACCTTGTCCAC GTCAAGCGCGGATTTGTGAGCAAAGGGAAATTCAAGCCCAACAGCCTCTTGTATAAGACGAGGGAAGGGGCTGTTCTCCTCCACAGGACGACCATTAACAG GGATGAGAAGCACCTCACTAGCCCGTGGCTCACTTATTTTCTGGCAGTCAAGTCCAGCGGCAGCGTCTTTGTGCGGGACAGTTCCATGGTGCACCCCCTGGCCGTGCTGCTATTGGCTGACAGCTCTGTCAATCTGATAG ATCGGGGTCAGCAACTGGTGGTCAGCCTGTCAGACTGTGACCTCCTGAAGCTGGAAAGTGACAGTCGCACTATTGCGCTGCTGAATGATTTGCGCCTGGCCCTGTCGCGCATGGTGGGGCGGAGCCTGAGCCAAGAGCTGCCGGACTTTCCTGCTCATGTACAAGAGGAGCACGAGCTTCTGATCTCCGTATTGGTTCAGCTTCTGAACAACACCGCCCACTGCTTTGGGGACAGAGCGGAAAGTCTCCCCGAGGAATGA